From Pelosinus fermentans DSM 17108, the proteins below share one genomic window:
- a CDS encoding bifunctional 3-deoxy-7-phosphoheptulonate synthase/chorismate mutase, with protein MSNNELRQLQTRVDDVNLKILKLINERGKLIQDIEQAKGTQEIHQYDPISDRKMLDNIHDYNNGPFKKSTIEHIFKEIFKAGLELNKNDHRKALLVSRKYKPENTIVNLRGEQIGDNKQHFIFGPCAVESYEQVAAVANAMKEKGLKLLRGGAYKPRTSPYDFQGLGIEGLKILKRIADEYDMAVISEIVNAADLKMAANYIDVIQIGSRNMQNFELLKEAGGMKKPVLLKRGLAATIEEFINAAEYIMSQGNDQIILCERGIRTYETATRNTLDISAVPILKQETHLPVFVDVTHSTGRRDLLLPAAKAAMAIGADGVMAEVHPDPAVALSDSAQQMDLKQFDHFFNELLSSKFIKV; from the coding sequence ATGAGTAATAACGAATTACGTCAATTGCAAACAAGAGTCGACGATGTAAATTTGAAGATATTAAAGTTAATTAATGAAAGAGGTAAACTGATTCAAGATATAGAGCAAGCCAAGGGAACCCAAGAAATTCACCAATACGATCCGATCAGTGATAGAAAAATGCTGGATAACATTCATGACTATAATAATGGCCCTTTCAAAAAATCAACCATTGAGCATATTTTTAAGGAAATTTTTAAAGCTGGATTAGAACTTAATAAAAATGATCACCGCAAGGCGCTGCTCGTCTCACGTAAGTACAAGCCAGAGAATACCATCGTAAACCTTAGAGGTGAACAAATTGGTGATAATAAACAGCATTTCATATTTGGACCTTGCGCTGTAGAATCCTATGAACAAGTAGCTGCAGTAGCAAACGCCATGAAGGAAAAGGGCCTGAAACTTTTAAGAGGAGGAGCTTATAAACCGCGAACCTCTCCCTATGACTTCCAGGGGCTGGGGATTGAGGGCTTGAAAATTTTAAAACGTATTGCCGATGAATATGATATGGCAGTAATCAGTGAAATAGTCAATGCTGCTGATCTCAAAATGGCTGCAAACTACATTGATGTCATTCAAATTGGATCTAGGAATATGCAAAACTTTGAGCTGTTAAAGGAAGCTGGAGGGATGAAGAAACCTGTACTTCTAAAAAGGGGCTTAGCGGCTACGATTGAAGAATTTATTAATGCGGCAGAGTATATAATGTCACAGGGCAATGACCAAATTATTCTTTGCGAACGAGGGATTAGAACCTATGAAACCGCAACTAGAAATACGTTAGATATCTCAGCTGTTCCAATATTAAAACAAGAAACACATTTGCCGGTTTTTGTTGATGTAACTCATTCTACAGGGCGGAGGGATTTATTATTGCCTGCCGCTAAAGCTGCAATGGCAATTGGAGCAGATGGAGTCATGGCTGAAGTACATCCAGATCCTGCTGTAGCACTGTCTGACTCTGCACAGCAAATGGATTTAAAACAGTTTGATCATTTCTTTAATGAATTGTTATCTTCAAAATTCATCAAAGTTTAA
- a CDS encoding DHA2 family efflux MFS transporter permease subunit, translating into MRIQLNPKLVVSIVYVTAMFMAAMDGTIVNVALPAISNEFQIPPTATSGINVGYLVSIAVFLPMAGWLGDRFGTKRIFLIALSLFTFASVLCGFADNLQTLNVFRVLQGAGGGLLTPVGMAMLFRIFSPEERLKVSRSLVFPIAIAPALGPIIGGVFVEQLSWRWVFYINLPLGIVALLFGFLFLIEHKEPEAGPIDLPGFLLSAPGFSMLMYALIQGSSQGWSSPVILGTGICGLIMVCILVLVELRVEKPMLDLRLLSDRLFRTMSIISLFAVAGLVGILFIFPLMYQNTINASALESGLIIFPEALGLMLASRLMPWSYKKLGGRQVISIGLLGTIVVFVLLSMVGPETNLWFLRSLFFNIGFFLGHAVVAVQFLTFNNITPASMGRATTLFNVQNRIASALGVVLLASLLGAFGTGTTGANGIEQPLLAAYQFTLLGSAAFLLVGLFFALGIRNADIAAVVPKQSPAQNSEMGAIVKVSE; encoded by the coding sequence ATGAGGATACAGCTTAATCCTAAATTAGTGGTTAGTATTGTATATGTAACAGCTATGTTTATGGCTGCAATGGACGGGACGATTGTAAATGTAGCCCTGCCTGCTATTAGTAATGAATTTCAAATTCCTCCAACGGCTACCAGTGGAATTAATGTTGGATACTTAGTAAGTATTGCTGTGTTTCTTCCAATGGCAGGATGGCTTGGGGATCGATTTGGAACCAAGAGGATTTTTTTAATTGCGCTAAGTCTATTTACATTTGCATCAGTCTTATGTGGATTTGCTGATAATCTTCAGACTTTGAATGTATTTCGCGTACTTCAGGGGGCTGGAGGAGGATTGCTTACTCCAGTGGGAATGGCAATGTTGTTTAGAATATTTTCTCCCGAAGAACGGCTAAAAGTATCTCGATCTCTTGTTTTTCCCATTGCGATTGCACCTGCTCTTGGTCCAATCATTGGTGGAGTATTTGTAGAACAGTTATCTTGGCGGTGGGTGTTCTACATCAATCTTCCTTTAGGGATTGTAGCATTGCTGTTTGGTTTCCTGTTTCTTATTGAACACAAAGAGCCCGAGGCAGGCCCTATAGACCTGCCGGGTTTCTTACTGTCAGCTCCGGGTTTTTCTATGTTGATGTATGCGCTTATTCAAGGTTCTTCTCAAGGATGGAGTTCTCCAGTTATCCTTGGCACAGGAATTTGTGGCCTCATTATGGTTTGCATTTTAGTTTTAGTTGAACTGCGTGTGGAAAAACCGATGCTCGATTTACGTTTATTATCTGATCGATTGTTTCGCACGATGAGTATAATCTCACTATTTGCAGTTGCTGGTTTAGTAGGGATACTCTTTATTTTTCCCTTGATGTACCAAAATACAATAAATGCATCAGCTTTAGAAAGTGGGCTTATTATTTTTCCAGAAGCATTGGGGTTGATGCTTGCATCCCGATTAATGCCTTGGTCATACAAAAAGTTAGGTGGGCGGCAAGTTATTTCCATTGGATTACTTGGCACGATAGTAGTGTTTGTGCTGTTAAGTATGGTTGGACCAGAAACAAATTTATGGTTTCTTAGATCTTTATTCTTTAACATCGGATTTTTCTTAGGCCACGCTGTGGTTGCGGTACAGTTCCTTACCTTCAATAACATCACTCCTGCTTCAATGGGGAGGGCAACGACATTGTTCAACGTTCAAAATCGAATTGCTTCAGCCCTTGGTGTAGTATTGTTGGCCAGCCTTCTTGGGGCATTCGGTACTGGGACTACTGGTGCAAATGGGATAGAACAGCCTCTTTTAGCAGCTTATCAGTTCACATTGCTTGGTTCTGCTGCTTTTTTATTGGTGGGTCTGTTTTTTGCCCTGGGAATTCGGAATGCGGATATTGCAGCTGTCGTGCCAAAGCAATCTCCTGCGCAAAACTCTGAGATGGGGGCAATTGTAAAAGTAAGCGAGTAA
- a CDS encoding MbtH family protein has product MMINPFENENGTYVVLMNEEGQYSLWSAFLDVPAGWAVVYGEESRLVCLDYINSQWCDMRPNSLKSVTSLSKESDNEDTA; this is encoded by the coding sequence ATGATGATCAATCCTTTTGAGAACGAAAACGGTACCTATGTTGTATTGATGAATGAGGAAGGTCAATATTCTCTCTGGTCTGCTTTTCTGGATGTACCTGCTGGATGGGCTGTTGTATATGGAGAAGAAAGTCGCTTGGTATGCCTAGACTACATCAACTCGCAATGGTGCGATATGCGCCCCAATAGTCTAAAGTCTGTCACAAGTCTTAGTAAGGAGAGTGACAATGAGGATACAGCTTAA
- a CDS encoding SLC13 family permease, whose protein sequence is MLSQQAWIALIVFLIAYVVIISEKIHRTKIALMGGILVLFFNIMSQEEAIKSIDFNTIGLLVGMMIIVAVTSKTGLFQYVAVKSAKMVGGDPMKILVVFFGLTAICSALLDNVTTVLLFTSVTFAISDLLQINPIPYLITEIIASNIGGTATLIGDPPNIMIGSATGLGFNDFAVNLFIPTFIIGIVTCFILFLLYRNQMNISVQQKQRIMTLEESSFLIDIPLMKKCIVIMCLTIIGFAVHQILHLHSATIAMAGAAVLLIIGRLEPEEVFKEIEWNTIFFFIGLFILVGGLEVTGIIDLVARWAMTVTEGNILLMHVLILWLSAIGSAFVDNIPFVATMIPLIKSMGEIGGIDVTSLWWTLSLGACLGGNGTLIGASANVVVSSLAAAHGRPISFVGYMKIAFPLMIVSILISNIYIYVAYLR, encoded by the coding sequence ATGTTATCACAACAAGCCTGGATTGCTTTAATTGTATTTCTTATTGCTTATGTAGTTATTATTTCAGAGAAAATTCATAGAACAAAAATTGCACTGATGGGTGGGATACTTGTTCTATTCTTTAATATCATGTCTCAAGAAGAAGCAATTAAGAGCATTGATTTTAATACAATAGGCCTTTTAGTGGGAATGATGATCATTGTTGCTGTTACCAGCAAAACAGGTCTATTTCAATATGTGGCTGTAAAGTCTGCCAAAATGGTGGGCGGTGATCCAATGAAGATTTTAGTGGTTTTTTTCGGTCTTACAGCAATTTGCTCCGCTCTTTTGGATAATGTAACAACTGTTTTGTTATTTACTAGTGTTACTTTTGCCATTAGTGATTTATTGCAAATCAATCCAATTCCTTATCTTATCACAGAAATAATAGCATCCAATATTGGCGGTACAGCGACGTTGATTGGTGACCCGCCCAATATTATGATCGGAAGTGCTACTGGTTTAGGATTTAACGACTTTGCTGTGAACTTGTTTATACCGACTTTCATTATTGGTATTGTGACTTGCTTCATACTATTTTTGTTATATCGAAATCAGATGAACATTTCTGTGCAGCAGAAACAGCGCATCATGACTTTAGAGGAATCATCATTTCTAATTGATATCCCTTTAATGAAAAAGTGTATTGTAATTATGTGCTTGACAATTATTGGATTTGCAGTACATCAAATACTTCATTTACATTCAGCTACGATAGCAATGGCTGGTGCTGCTGTGTTATTAATTATAGGAAGACTGGAGCCAGAAGAGGTTTTTAAAGAGATAGAATGGAATACAATTTTCTTCTTTATTGGTTTATTTATATTAGTAGGGGGACTTGAAGTTACAGGTATTATAGATCTAGTAGCTCGTTGGGCAATGACTGTGACTGAGGGAAACATCCTTTTAATGCACGTTCTTATTCTCTGGTTATCCGCTATAGGATCAGCATTTGTTGATAATATTCCTTTTGTAGCGACTATGATCCCTTTGATAAAATCCATGGGGGAAATCGGTGGTATAGATGTGACTTCCTTATGGTGGACCTTATCTTTGGGAGCTTGTCTTGGAGGAAATGGCACATTAATTGGCGCATCCGCCAATGTGGTAGTATCTAGTTTGGCAGCAGCTCATGGGCGGCCCATATCTTTTGTTGGCTATATGAAAATTGCATTTCCTCTCATGATTGTATCGATTTTAATTTCAAATATCTATATTTATGTAGCGTATTTACGCTAA
- a CDS encoding response regulator — protein sequence MIKVMIVEDDPMVAEFNKCYLELVEGFTLQALVHSADEAFSVLDQTEIDLIMLDIFMPGMNGLDFLINLRQQGKSADVIVISAACDNNHIKKALQFGAVDYIIKPFQFERLNSALLGYKGLVGLMEQDVLNQVELDQCILYKEQSVAAKLPKGVDRNTLNVIWEKIQELGQSPFSTEEIANQIGVSRVSMRKYLEFLKQIGSLKLELIYGTVGRPIYKYRCIHTMNNFIHRYL from the coding sequence TTGATTAAGGTAATGATTGTGGAAGATGATCCTATGGTGGCAGAATTCAACAAATGTTATTTGGAATTAGTAGAAGGATTTACGTTGCAGGCGTTAGTCCATTCTGCCGATGAAGCATTTAGTGTATTGGATCAAACTGAAATTGACTTAATTATGTTAGATATCTTTATGCCAGGTATGAATGGCTTAGATTTTTTAATTAATCTAAGGCAGCAGGGAAAAAGTGCGGATGTGATTGTTATTTCAGCTGCTTGTGATAACAATCATATCAAAAAGGCATTGCAATTTGGAGCCGTTGATTATATCATCAAGCCTTTTCAATTTGAGCGTTTAAATTCAGCATTACTGGGATATAAGGGACTGGTGGGTTTAATGGAACAAGATGTACTCAATCAGGTGGAGCTGGATCAGTGTATATTATATAAGGAGCAGTCTGTTGCTGCCAAATTGCCCAAAGGCGTTGATAGAAATACGCTAAATGTTATATGGGAGAAAATACAAGAATTAGGTCAGAGTCCTTTTTCTACGGAAGAAATAGCTAACCAAATCGGCGTTTCTCGGGTTTCAATGCGCAAATACTTAGAATTTTTAAAGCAAATAGGCTCTTTAAAATTGGAGCTTATCTATGGAACAGTTGGGAGACCAATTTATAAATATAGATGCATTCATACAATGAATAATTTTATACATCGTTATTTATAG
- a CDS encoding GlsB/YeaQ/YmgE family stress response membrane protein → MIWFLVVGIVSGWLAGVVSRGGGFGLWGDLITGIIGAYVGGFLFNMMGISAYGMIGSIVVSTIGAVVFLWVLRMFTRNKTAA, encoded by the coding sequence ATGATATGGTTCTTAGTTGTCGGAATCGTCTCTGGATGGTTAGCTGGGGTGGTTTCCCGAGGAGGTGGATTTGGTTTATGGGGCGATTTAATAACGGGCATTATAGGTGCTTACGTTGGTGGTTTCTTATTTAACATGATGGGTATATCTGCATATGGGATGATTGGTTCTATTGTTGTAAGTACGATAGGAGCTGTTGTATTTCTATGGGTATTGCGGATGTTTACTCGCAACAAAACAGCTGCGTAA
- the dcuS gene encoding DcuS/MalK family sensor histidine kinase — MRTKKSLFSLQTKIAVLACIVVAFALLVADVIINAKISENAQTEASNEAIEIARIVANSAVVIEGLSGKRDEKHIQNFTEKTLSISDVRFITVMDMNRVRKSHPTASKIGEYYEEDDADPVFEGRENTSINQGSLGTSLRALSPVFDEDGRQIGVVLVGIMVESVQAAIDDSRAGIYIGVGVGMLVGVLGALLLARNIKKILFGLEPSAIAKIFEERSAMLQSVREGILAVDQESRMTIANEEAIRLFQQAGIEGDPIGKKVDEYVPNTRLQNILKTGEAELDQEQDLNGTIILANRIPVIVDGEIVGAIATFRDKTEIRQLAEKLTGVRIYAEALRSQTHEFMNKLHVILGMIRMGYYERLTQYVSGIAHQYQLEVGFVVKKIKDPVLAGFLLGKLSLAREAGVEMKLTESSFLPEPDQPEIVHELITIIGNLINNALDAVEKSITKEIGIDFSHMNNVLTIEVSDSGMGMDEEVKQNIFSKGYSTKGEDRGLGLYLIQRSLERLGGEINVISNVSKGTLFRVTVLYWSKEGYID, encoded by the coding sequence ATGAGGACGAAGAAGTCTTTATTTAGTTTGCAAACTAAGATTGCAGTACTTGCATGTATTGTGGTTGCTTTTGCGTTATTAGTGGCAGATGTTATTATAAATGCTAAAATTTCTGAGAATGCCCAAACTGAAGCATCGAATGAAGCAATTGAAATTGCTCGAATTGTTGCCAATTCTGCTGTTGTGATTGAGGGACTAAGCGGGAAGCGTGATGAAAAACACATCCAGAACTTTACCGAAAAAACCCTTAGTATTAGTGATGTTCGATTTATTACCGTGATGGATATGAACAGGGTGAGAAAGTCTCATCCAACTGCAAGTAAAATCGGAGAGTATTATGAAGAAGATGATGCGGATCCTGTGTTTGAAGGGAGAGAAAACACTTCTATTAATCAAGGGTCATTAGGAACCTCTTTGCGTGCTTTATCTCCTGTATTTGATGAAGATGGCAGGCAGATAGGAGTGGTACTTGTAGGAATTATGGTGGAAAGTGTGCAAGCTGCAATTGATGATAGTCGGGCAGGTATCTATATTGGTGTTGGAGTCGGAATGTTAGTAGGAGTGCTGGGGGCATTACTATTGGCTAGAAATATAAAGAAAATTCTATTTGGATTGGAACCTTCTGCTATTGCAAAAATATTTGAGGAACGCAGCGCTATGCTGCAATCTGTGCGTGAAGGGATATTGGCTGTTGATCAAGAATCGCGCATGACCATTGCTAATGAGGAGGCCATCAGGCTTTTTCAGCAAGCAGGTATAGAGGGGGATCCTATCGGCAAAAAGGTGGATGAATATGTACCTAATACAAGATTGCAAAATATTTTAAAAACAGGAGAAGCAGAGTTAGATCAGGAGCAGGATCTAAATGGAACCATAATTTTGGCAAATCGTATTCCTGTAATAGTAGATGGGGAGATCGTAGGAGCGATTGCCACCTTTCGTGATAAAACAGAAATTCGGCAGTTAGCAGAAAAACTTACGGGTGTTAGAATTTATGCTGAAGCATTACGATCTCAGACTCATGAATTTATGAATAAATTGCATGTTATTCTCGGAATGATTCGTATGGGATACTATGAACGATTGACCCAATATGTAAGTGGAATTGCCCACCAGTATCAATTGGAAGTTGGATTTGTAGTGAAAAAAATAAAGGATCCTGTATTAGCCGGATTTCTGCTAGGAAAGCTCAGTTTAGCCAGAGAAGCTGGTGTAGAGATGAAATTAACGGAATCTAGTTTTTTACCTGAACCGGATCAACCTGAAATCGTTCATGAATTAATCACTATAATCGGCAATCTAATCAATAATGCGCTAGATGCCGTAGAGAAATCAATAACAAAAGAGATTGGAATTGATTTTTCCCATATGAACAATGTTCTGACAATCGAAGTGAGTGATTCCGGGATGGGAATGGATGAAGAAGTAAAACAAAATATCTTTAGTAAAGGGTATTCGACTAAGGGAGAAGATCGAGGGCTTGGATTATATCTCATTCAGAGAAGTCTAGAACGCCTAGGCGGAGAAATCAATGTGATATCAAATGTTAGTAAGGGAACTTTGTTTAGGGTGACTGTACTTTACTGGAGTAAGGAGGGATACATTGATTAA
- a CDS encoding 4'-phosphopantetheinyl transferase family protein: MYLCELPKEKNRIVLEKLLTNVSSEKQERIKKFVKINDAYRTLLGELLVRFALYKRYGSIPKQLEFDKNFYGKPFLCQYPFFHYNVSHSGDWVVCAVHNKRIGVDIEKILPFDWQMAKGFFTRGEYWELLNTKKERNTFFYDIWTLKESYVKAQGRGLSIPLNSFNVKKHTSDRITLTDMNTGKAITDFTCKQYKINNQYRLSVCANHDNRNHFAKLPFLVSFNKICNDLKIS, translated from the coding sequence GTGTATCTTTGCGAATTACCAAAAGAGAAGAATCGAATTGTTTTAGAGAAACTGCTGACCAACGTTTCGTCTGAGAAGCAGGAGCGTATTAAAAAATTTGTTAAAATCAATGATGCATATCGGACATTATTGGGAGAACTCTTGGTACGATTTGCTCTATATAAACGATATGGTTCTATTCCAAAACAATTAGAATTTGATAAAAATTTTTACGGAAAACCATTTTTATGTCAATATCCTTTTTTTCATTACAACGTATCCCATTCTGGAGACTGGGTAGTATGCGCTGTTCATAATAAAAGAATTGGAGTTGATATAGAAAAAATTCTACCTTTTGATTGGCAAATGGCAAAAGGATTTTTTACAAGAGGAGAATATTGGGAGTTGTTGAATACAAAAAAGGAAAGAAACACTTTCTTTTATGATATATGGACTTTAAAAGAGAGCTATGTGAAAGCACAAGGCAGAGGATTGTCTATTCCTTTAAATTCTTTTAATGTGAAAAAACATACCTCCGATAGGATAACATTGACGGATATGAACACAGGTAAAGCAATTACAGATTTTACTTGTAAACAGTATAAGATTAATAATCAGTATAGGCTTTCAGTTTGTGCAAATCATGATAATAGGAATCACTTTGCGAAATTACCTTTTTTAGTTTCTTTCAATAAGATATGCAATGATTTAAAGATTTCTTAG
- a CDS encoding AarF/UbiB family protein: MFAKRVRHINRYREIATALLSQGFDYIVEETGLMQKVPYYQRVRPVFAKENTGGVAERIRLVLEQLGPTYVKLGQIASTRPDLLPPDIIDELEKLQDAVPAFPFTDVLSVLQEELGGTVENFFQHFEPQPIAAASIGQVHKAVLKTGRTVAVKIQRPSIAIDIQTDLEILYELSNLAERRFHWAKSYQVMDMIDEFSKSLRSELDYTSEARNAEKISKQFINNPLIYVPKIYWDYSTVLLTMEEIVERLDPSLNILDVAEPFDSQNLRHYLSKRVILREALLNKLWTDGGFCMKKIFLSLLSLILLWSPVLSYAGPKEEYEEAYLLYIAAGASTAAYSGRVGELATRYLEQDGWQIDHYVQPQGHTGIRFLVAKKDLDTNVPLYFLAIVGTESNGDIKANLKFDKVYFAGSSEEEFSANAAKEKVPNSEPKVHRGFYEFVQAGPSATLRDAYQTPFSLPDLLLNDSRNKIYLTGHSLGGAAATLTGARLISMGIRPEQIRVITFGAPAVGNAAFAAKFEPLLSLTRVVNSGDPVTGILQTLVGGYKQFGQEIKWTTPPTVNDPHLLIGYLDSALKNYYDQRRQAAAAGIHLPAPTAAAKRSNHGRVYIAPLQNNLPASLTTDFWYMNEALSDEYRQTIPNYTLSNEATSTSWREAAIASGCQWAILSEVNAIRVKQERSTYYIAISQTVYDVATGAVVDTAIFSTGTYNLTPLEAFIHASKGMNSLQHTWLRDATIHESTKNQVYANQLEQ, translated from the coding sequence ATGTTTGCAAAGAGAGTACGCCATATCAATCGGTATCGTGAAATTGCTACTGCACTGCTAAGTCAAGGGTTCGACTATATTGTAGAAGAAACAGGCTTGATGCAGAAAGTCCCCTATTACCAGCGTGTTCGTCCAGTATTTGCAAAGGAGAATACTGGAGGCGTAGCTGAGCGAATTCGACTGGTTCTTGAGCAATTAGGTCCAACCTATGTCAAACTCGGTCAGATTGCCAGCACACGACCAGACCTTCTTCCCCCGGATATTATTGACGAATTGGAAAAACTTCAAGATGCAGTTCCTGCCTTTCCCTTCACTGATGTGCTTTCTGTACTTCAAGAAGAGCTGGGAGGAACTGTAGAAAATTTTTTTCAGCACTTTGAACCACAGCCGATAGCGGCAGCTTCTATCGGACAAGTCCATAAGGCCGTTTTGAAAACAGGAAGGACAGTTGCCGTAAAAATTCAGCGTCCCAGTATTGCTATTGATATCCAAACAGATTTGGAGATTCTTTATGAGTTGTCTAACTTGGCAGAACGACGTTTTCACTGGGCAAAATCGTATCAGGTCATGGATATGATTGATGAATTCTCAAAATCTCTTCGCAGTGAACTTGACTACACGAGTGAAGCCCGCAATGCAGAAAAAATTTCAAAACAATTTATAAATAATCCCCTGATCTATGTTCCCAAAATCTATTGGGACTACTCCACGGTATTACTTACTATGGAAGAAATTGTTGAAAGACTGGATCCAAGCCTGAACATTCTTGATGTTGCCGAACCATTTGATAGCCAAAATCTTCGACATTACCTGTCCAAACGTGTTATCCTTAGAGAAGCACTACTGAATAAGTTGTGGACTGATGGAGGTTTCTGTATGAAAAAAATATTCCTTTCTCTACTCAGCCTTATACTATTGTGGAGTCCGGTTCTTTCCTATGCCGGACCAAAAGAAGAATATGAGGAAGCCTATTTATTATATATTGCAGCAGGGGCCAGTACAGCGGCTTACAGCGGTCGGGTTGGTGAATTAGCCACCCGGTATCTGGAACAGGACGGATGGCAAATTGATCATTATGTCCAACCACAAGGTCACACTGGCATCCGCTTTCTTGTGGCAAAAAAAGATCTGGATACAAATGTTCCGTTGTATTTTCTAGCAATTGTTGGGACAGAAAGCAATGGAGATATTAAGGCAAACCTAAAGTTTGATAAAGTATATTTTGCAGGCAGCAGTGAAGAAGAATTCTCAGCCAATGCCGCCAAAGAAAAGGTTCCTAATAGTGAACCAAAAGTTCATAGAGGTTTTTACGAGTTTGTGCAGGCCGGTCCCTCTGCAACCTTGCGGGATGCCTACCAGACACCATTTTCTCTACCAGATTTACTTCTAAATGACAGCAGAAACAAGATTTACCTTACCGGTCATAGTTTGGGAGGCGCAGCCGCAACCTTAACCGGAGCAAGGCTGATCAGTATGGGAATTCGCCCTGAGCAAATCAGAGTCATTACCTTTGGCGCTCCTGCAGTGGGTAATGCTGCGTTTGCTGCTAAATTCGAACCCCTTCTTTCTCTGACACGGGTAGTCAATTCCGGTGATCCAGTTACCGGCATCCTGCAAACCTTAGTTGGCGGGTACAAACAGTTTGGCCAAGAAATCAAATGGACTACACCTCCCACCGTTAATGATCCCCATTTATTGATTGGTTACTTAGACTCCGCATTAAAGAATTATTATGATCAACGCCGCCAAGCAGCAGCAGCCGGAATCCATCTGCCTGCTCCGACTGCTGCCGCCAAACGCTCAAATCACGGACGCGTCTACATTGCCCCACTCCAAAATAATCTACCAGCAAGTTTGACAACAGACTTTTGGTATATGAACGAGGCGTTATCTGATGAATACCGACAGACAATACCAAATTATACTTTATCGAATGAAGCGACATCTACTTCATGGCGAGAAGCAGCAATTGCCTCCGGCTGCCAATGGGCGATACTATCTGAAGTGAATGCAATACGCGTAAAGCAAGAAAGAAGCACCTATTACATAGCAATAAGCCAGACAGTGTATGATGTCGCTACCGGCGCTGTTGTTGATACTGCCATTTTTTCCACAGGAACTTACAACTTAACTCCCCTAGAGGCTTTTATCCATGCTTCCAAAGGAATGAATTCCCTCCAGCATACTTGGCTGCGTGATGCAACCATACATGAATCTACCAAAAATCAAGTATACGCCAATCAGCTAGAGCAATAA